A genomic region of Oryza glaberrima chromosome 1, OglaRS2, whole genome shotgun sequence contains the following coding sequences:
- the LOC127780973 gene encoding uncharacterized protein LOC127780973 isoform X1, which produces MDADGSSKKGPPGRRTRKKLKFKPKVPPQKPRKSVPEKPNLEQSKPIDEELMKRLKTGQGATKTLSSIKDEHSTQNPPSTVSSAASVSLTLPQSGGHNQGQLKKPFHITRAVPLDAIPGFLYDDEDDDDDDDEGDNNVELEEIRPSSTECESSIHPAEELNLLEQGDTRRMLLFQLPKSLPLPRISAAVERNGKARGKEVKEGSNLKELPQGYLGKMVVYKSGKIKMKLGDVMFDVNPGEECRMAQHVAAINTKEKHCCLLGEIESRHVVVTPDVDSLLLNDNRG; this is translated from the exons ATGGATGCAGATGGTAGCTCCAAGAAAGGCCCTCCAGGTCGTCGCACTAGAAAG AAGCTGAAGTTCAAGCCAAAAGTGCCACCACAAAAGCCAAGAAAATCAGTTCCAGAAAA GCCAAACCTGGAACAGTCAAAGCCAATTGATGAAGAATTGATGAAGAGACTGAAG ACTGGCCAAGGAGCTACAAAAACATTGTCAAGTATAAAAG ATGAACACTCAACACAGAACCCACCCTCAACTGTTTCTTCTGCAGCTAGTGTTAGCTTAACACTGCCACAGTCAGGAGGGCACAACCAAGGCCAACTG aagaagccatTCCACATCACAAGAGCGGTTCCTCTTGATGCTATTCCAG GATTTTTATACGACGatgaggatgacgacgacgacgacgacgagggcgatAACAATGTTGAATTAGAGGAGATTCGACCAAGTTCAACTGAATGTGAATCTTCCATCCATCCAGCAGAAGAGCTGAATTTACTC GAGCAAGGTGACACGAGAAGAATGCTCCTATTCCAGTTGCCAAAATCTCTTCCGTTGCCAAGAATATCCGCTGCAGTTGAAAGGAATGGAAAAGCCAGGGGCAAGGAGGTGAAAGAAGGATCCAACTTGAAAGAATTGCCACAAGGATATTTGGGCAAAATGGTGGTGTACAAGAGCGGCAAGATCAAGATGAAGTTGGGGGATGTCATGTTTGAT GTGAACCCAGGAGAAGAGTGTAGGATGGCACAACATGTGGCTGCTATCAACACCAAAGAGAAGCATTGTTGTTTACTTGGCGAGATCGAGAGCCGGCATGTCGTTGTGACTCCAGATGTGGACTCGCTGCTGTTGAATGACAATAGAGGTTAG
- the LOC127780973 gene encoding uncharacterized protein LOC127780973 isoform X2, which yields MDADGSSKKGPPGRRTRKKLKFKPKVPPQKPRKSVPEKPNLEQSKPIDEELMKRLKTGQGATKTLSSIKDEHSTQNPPSTVSSAASVSLTLPQSGGHNQGQLKPFHITRAVPLDAIPGFLYDDEDDDDDDDEGDNNVELEEIRPSSTECESSIHPAEELNLLEQGDTRRMLLFQLPKSLPLPRISAAVERNGKARGKEVKEGSNLKELPQGYLGKMVVYKSGKIKMKLGDVMFDVNPGEECRMAQHVAAINTKEKHCCLLGEIESRHVVVTPDVDSLLLNDNRG from the exons ATGGATGCAGATGGTAGCTCCAAGAAAGGCCCTCCAGGTCGTCGCACTAGAAAG AAGCTGAAGTTCAAGCCAAAAGTGCCACCACAAAAGCCAAGAAAATCAGTTCCAGAAAA GCCAAACCTGGAACAGTCAAAGCCAATTGATGAAGAATTGATGAAGAGACTGAAG ACTGGCCAAGGAGCTACAAAAACATTGTCAAGTATAAAAG ATGAACACTCAACACAGAACCCACCCTCAACTGTTTCTTCTGCAGCTAGTGTTAGCTTAACACTGCCACAGTCAGGAGGGCACAACCAAGGCCAACTG aagccatTCCACATCACAAGAGCGGTTCCTCTTGATGCTATTCCAG GATTTTTATACGACGatgaggatgacgacgacgacgacgacgagggcgatAACAATGTTGAATTAGAGGAGATTCGACCAAGTTCAACTGAATGTGAATCTTCCATCCATCCAGCAGAAGAGCTGAATTTACTC GAGCAAGGTGACACGAGAAGAATGCTCCTATTCCAGTTGCCAAAATCTCTTCCGTTGCCAAGAATATCCGCTGCAGTTGAAAGGAATGGAAAAGCCAGGGGCAAGGAGGTGAAAGAAGGATCCAACTTGAAAGAATTGCCACAAGGATATTTGGGCAAAATGGTGGTGTACAAGAGCGGCAAGATCAAGATGAAGTTGGGGGATGTCATGTTTGAT GTGAACCCAGGAGAAGAGTGTAGGATGGCACAACATGTGGCTGCTATCAACACCAAAGAGAAGCATTGTTGTTTACTTGGCGAGATCGAGAGCCGGCATGTCGTTGTGACTCCAGATGTGGACTCGCTGCTGTTGAATGACAATAGAGGTTAG